The Pyrococcus kukulkanii genome contains a region encoding:
- the glyA gene encoding serine hydroxymethyltransferase, giving the protein MSYREYRDKVLNFIEEHEKWRSHTINLIASENITSPSVNRAVASGFMHKYAEGWPRQRYYQGCKYVDEVELIGVELFTKLFKSDFADLRPISGTNANQAVFFGLGQPGDKVIVLHTSHGGHISHMPFGAAGMRGLEVHTWPFDNESFNIDVDKAEKMIRELEPKIVMFGGSLFPFPHPVKELAPVAKEVGAFVVYDAAHVLGLIAGGEFQDPLREGADIMTASTHKTFPGPQGGVILYKKFADDETIAKLQWAIFPGVLSNHHLHHMAGKVITAAEMLEYGEAYAKQIVKNAKALAEALAEEGFKVIGEDQGYTKSHQVIVDVSDLHPAGGGWAAPLLEEAGIILNKNLLPWDPLEKVNEPSGLRIGVQEMTRVGMMEDDMKEIAHFMKRVLLDKEDPKKVRRDVYYFRLEFQKVYYSFDYGLPMKE; this is encoded by the coding sequence ATGAGCTACAGGGAGTATAGGGACAAGGTTCTGAACTTTATCGAGGAACACGAGAAGTGGAGGAGCCACACAATAAACCTCATCGCAAGTGAGAACATAACCTCGCCAAGCGTTAATAGGGCCGTCGCTTCTGGCTTCATGCACAAGTACGCAGAGGGGTGGCCAAGGCAGAGGTATTATCAGGGTTGTAAGTACGTTGATGAGGTCGAGCTTATTGGTGTCGAGCTCTTCACGAAGCTATTCAAGAGTGACTTTGCTGACCTAAGGCCAATTTCGGGAACCAACGCTAACCAAGCTGTATTCTTCGGCCTTGGCCAGCCTGGAGACAAGGTTATCGTCCTCCACACAAGCCATGGAGGACATATAAGCCACATGCCCTTCGGAGCTGCGGGGATGAGAGGCCTCGAAGTTCACACCTGGCCATTCGACAATGAATCTTTCAACATCGACGTCGACAAGGCCGAGAAGATGATAAGGGAGCTTGAGCCCAAGATAGTTATGTTTGGCGGCTCACTGTTCCCATTCCCGCACCCAGTTAAGGAGCTCGCCCCAGTTGCAAAGGAAGTTGGGGCCTTTGTCGTTTACGATGCAGCTCACGTTCTCGGATTAATTGCTGGAGGAGAGTTCCAAGACCCACTTAGAGAGGGAGCCGACATAATGACGGCTTCAACCCACAAGACCTTCCCAGGACCCCAGGGTGGAGTCATACTCTACAAGAAGTTTGCCGACGATGAAACCATAGCAAAGCTCCAGTGGGCGATCTTCCCAGGAGTGCTAAGCAACCACCACCTCCACCACATGGCCGGTAAGGTAATTACGGCTGCAGAGATGCTGGAGTACGGTGAAGCTTACGCAAAGCAAATCGTGAAGAACGCTAAGGCCTTGGCTGAAGCTTTAGCTGAGGAAGGATTCAAAGTCATCGGCGAAGATCAAGGATACACGAAGAGCCACCAGGTCATAGTTGACGTCAGCGATCTACACCCAGCCGGAGGAGGATGGGCTGCTCCGCTCCTTGAGGAGGCGGGAATAATACTCAACAAGAACCTCCTGCCATGGGATCCGCTCGAGAAGGTCAACGAGCCTAGTGGATTGAGAATCGGAGTTCAGGAGATGACCAGGGTTGGAATGATGGAAGATGACATGAAGGAGATAGCACACTTCATGAAGAGGGTACTCCTCGACAAGGAGGATCCAAAGAAGGTCAGGAGAGACGTATACTACTTCAGGCTTGAGTTCCAGAAGGTCTACTATTCATTCGACTATGGACTTCCAATGAAGGAGTAA
- a CDS encoding 2-oxoacid:ferredoxin oxidoreductase subunit gamma — protein sequence MRKEILIGGFGGQGVILASVILGRAAAVYEGLHAVQTQVYGPESRGGASRAEVVISDEPIDYPKAIKPDYAILLSQQAYDKYLPLVKDGGLVIIEEDLIPHRNEELERGKKIYAYPLTKIAEETTGLSLTMNILTLGLFVGLTGIVKRESIEKAVLDAVPKGTEQINLKALHKGFELAGRD from the coding sequence ATGAGGAAGGAAATCCTAATTGGTGGCTTTGGAGGGCAGGGTGTCATCTTAGCTAGCGTAATCCTGGGGAGGGCCGCTGCAGTCTACGAAGGCCTGCACGCGGTTCAAACTCAAGTGTACGGTCCCGAGTCAAGGGGTGGGGCTAGTAGAGCTGAGGTCGTGATAAGTGACGAGCCCATAGATTATCCCAAGGCGATAAAGCCTGATTATGCAATCCTTTTGAGCCAGCAGGCTTACGATAAGTACCTTCCACTGGTGAAAGATGGGGGTTTAGTTATCATTGAGGAGGACTTAATCCCCCACAGGAATGAGGAGCTTGAAAGAGGGAAGAAGATTTATGCCTATCCGCTAACGAAGATAGCCGAGGAAACTACCGGGTTAAGCCTAACCATGAATATACTGACCCTTGGTCTGTTCGTTGGTCTTACGGGTATAGTTAAGAGGGAGAGCATAGAGAAAGCAGTTTTAGATGCCGTTCCCAAGGGAACGGAGCAAATAAACCTTAAGGCTCTTCATAAGGGCTTTGAACTCGCCGGGAGAGATTAA
- a CDS encoding ASCH domain-containing protein — MKTVQIRKFILLDNKYKAKIISGKKVTTVRYGKYEAKPGSEVYIVITPSDTAIAKARIKEVRTKKVKELTNEDAKLDGFSDVRELVRELSKIYGELYGDDEVTIIEFEDVRPLKEGIPLKWLKGLNYRDPYEIVEVALNNFSDLSLTQDIEIILKRIKERGLREAAKNFGPKRVQQALLKAYHVLYDKGLI; from the coding sequence TTGAAAACAGTTCAGATAAGGAAGTTCATTCTACTTGATAACAAATACAAGGCCAAGATCATCAGCGGTAAAAAAGTGACAACCGTTAGGTATGGAAAGTATGAAGCGAAGCCCGGTAGCGAAGTGTATATAGTGATAACACCTAGCGACACGGCAATAGCCAAGGCCAGAATTAAGGAGGTAAGAACAAAAAAAGTTAAGGAGCTCACAAATGAAGATGCAAAGCTTGATGGATTCTCAGACGTAAGGGAGCTAGTTCGCGAGCTCTCAAAGATATACGGGGAGTTATATGGGGATGACGAGGTTACGATAATTGAGTTTGAGGACGTCAGGCCACTAAAGGAAGGTATTCCCCTTAAATGGCTTAAAGGGTTGAACTATAGGGATCCTTATGAGATCGTGGAAGTAGCCTTGAATAATTTTAGTGACCTAAGCTTAACCCAGGATATAGAAATAATCCTTAAGAGAATCAAAGAGCGAGGATTAAGAGAAGCCGCCAAGAATTTTGGTCCAAAAAGGGTACAACAGGCTCTACTTAAAGCATACCATGTCCTTTACGATAAGGGATTAATATGA
- a CDS encoding 2-oxoacid:ferredoxin oxidoreductase subunit beta, producing MRLVSAYEIRDKYLRKDMLPTIFCPGCGIGSVLQFTLRAIDELGLDPDKIVWVSGIGCSSRVPGFVNFDGLHTTHGRALAFATGIKLANPELKIIAFMGDGDTAAIGGNHFIHAIRRNLDVTVILINNFTYGMTGGQVAPTTPKGLRGTTAPYGQFENPFDIAQLAVAAGANYVARWTVFNYIQGINSIKKALSKEGFTLVEFLSPCPISFGRRNRMKTAPELIRWYQQITVPLAKAKKMPPEELEGKIVIGEFVDRDRPGLVREYMEYIKRAKKIMGWEE from the coding sequence GTGAGGCTCGTTTCTGCTTACGAGATAAGGGATAAGTACCTGAGGAAGGACATGCTCCCTACTATCTTCTGTCCGGGATGTGGAATAGGTAGCGTTCTCCAGTTCACGCTTAGGGCCATTGACGAGCTTGGCCTCGACCCCGACAAGATAGTGTGGGTGAGCGGGATAGGTTGTAGCTCGAGAGTCCCGGGCTTCGTTAACTTTGACGGCCTTCACACGACCCATGGAAGGGCCTTAGCCTTTGCAACTGGGATAAAGCTCGCTAATCCTGAGCTGAAGATAATAGCCTTCATGGGAGATGGTGATACCGCGGCAATAGGTGGAAACCACTTTATCCACGCTATAAGGAGAAACCTTGACGTAACTGTTATTCTGATCAACAACTTCACGTATGGAATGACCGGCGGTCAAGTTGCACCAACAACCCCCAAGGGTTTGAGGGGCACCACCGCACCGTACGGCCAGTTCGAGAACCCCTTCGATATAGCTCAGCTTGCGGTTGCCGCTGGGGCAAACTACGTTGCGAGGTGGACTGTATTCAATTACATCCAAGGAATAAACAGCATAAAGAAGGCTCTAAGCAAAGAGGGCTTTACCTTGGTTGAGTTCCTCAGCCCATGCCCGATAAGCTTTGGGAGGAGGAACAGAATGAAGACAGCCCCAGAGCTCATAAGGTGGTACCAGCAGATAACTGTTCCCTTAGCGAAGGCCAAGAAGATGCCTCCAGAAGAGCTTGAGGGGAAGATAGTTATTGGGGAATTCGTTGACAGGGACAGGCCTGGCCTCGTTAGGGAGTACATGGAGTACATAAAGAGGGCCAAGAAGATCATGGGGTGGGAAGAATGA
- a CDS encoding glycosyltransferase 87 family protein, with product MDYSLLRKRWKEILFFSYVFVLIVGSTYYMIQWAKIEDYMGDEVWYVSATRNMLSLLGVNVKYIENDTAGVNIIYKEPLYSGKLIVYFHGFKVEGLYREYPTLPEFAKRLGVRIKVMPFNYTRNESEWENLKLKIWEIAYRNSFTSYTPYSEFPGVYYGIPEEYLNNFTKEAEEIKGVRIVPGYKYPDKENIHKYLNTEHPFLGKDLIALGMLINDKPFYWRIPGIIEHALIVMIVVLVTYRLTRSYLASAIAATFSALDPLLFATGIVAMLDIHVAFFVALFMLTIALNRIRLSGFTLGLAAATKLSGAFVFPILWIKVLREKDWKEFILSGVVLPIVGFMIPEIPIIKAIGFLPWLQEFLASFAWHLSFKGEHPAEAPFWTWFISLKPFPFHYNPDVYAVTDPILMLAMIVFIFAVPYVAMRRKGLHEIFWMFWSIVGFFALQYILGGKTQFIFYATPLVPPAAVALGVIGYDIVKWEYFEKSLRIYWKWIKEYFWGWLEVLRLLKKLVKR from the coding sequence TTGGATTACTCTCTACTGAGGAAAAGGTGGAAGGAGATACTGTTTTTTTCCTATGTCTTTGTTCTGATTGTGGGATCAACGTACTATATGATCCAGTGGGCTAAAATTGAAGATTACATGGGAGACGAGGTTTGGTACGTCTCAGCGACGAGGAACATGCTCTCCCTTCTTGGTGTTAATGTAAAGTACATAGAGAACGACACCGCCGGGGTTAACATTATCTACAAGGAACCTCTATACTCAGGCAAACTCATAGTGTACTTCCATGGATTCAAGGTCGAAGGGTTATACAGGGAATATCCAACGCTTCCAGAGTTTGCGAAAAGGCTTGGCGTAAGAATTAAAGTCATGCCTTTTAATTACACGAGAAATGAAAGTGAATGGGAAAACTTAAAGCTAAAAATCTGGGAGATTGCTTATAGAAATTCTTTTACAAGCTACACACCGTACTCTGAGTTCCCTGGGGTTTACTACGGAATCCCAGAGGAGTACCTAAACAACTTCACAAAAGAGGCCGAAGAGATCAAGGGAGTAAGGATTGTGCCGGGATATAAATACCCCGACAAGGAAAACATCCACAAGTACTTAAACACTGAGCATCCCTTCCTAGGAAAAGACCTTATAGCCCTGGGGATGCTCATAAACGATAAGCCCTTCTACTGGAGGATTCCTGGAATAATAGAGCACGCCCTCATAGTTATGATAGTAGTGTTAGTAACTTACAGACTGACGAGGAGCTACCTCGCATCGGCGATAGCCGCGACCTTTTCAGCTTTGGATCCACTGTTATTCGCGACGGGAATAGTTGCAATGCTAGACATACACGTTGCCTTCTTCGTGGCACTCTTCATGCTTACGATAGCCCTCAACAGGATTAGACTTTCTGGGTTTACTTTAGGACTAGCTGCTGCAACCAAGCTAAGCGGGGCCTTCGTGTTCCCAATACTGTGGATTAAGGTACTAAGGGAGAAGGACTGGAAGGAGTTCATACTTTCAGGGGTCGTGCTACCAATAGTAGGGTTCATGATTCCGGAAATCCCAATAATAAAGGCCATAGGATTCCTCCCATGGCTCCAAGAGTTCCTAGCAAGCTTCGCTTGGCATTTAAGTTTCAAAGGCGAGCATCCAGCAGAAGCCCCCTTCTGGACGTGGTTTATATCATTAAAGCCATTTCCCTTCCACTACAATCCAGACGTCTACGCGGTTACCGATCCTATACTCATGCTTGCGATGATAGTCTTCATCTTCGCGGTGCCGTACGTGGCTATGAGGAGGAAAGGATTACATGAGATATTCTGGATGTTCTGGTCCATAGTAGGGTTCTTCGCCCTTCAGTACATCCTCGGAGGGAAGACGCAGTTCATATTCTACGCAACCCCCCTCGTGCCTCCAGCAGCAGTTGCCTTAGGCGTTATAGGGTACGATATAGTCAAGTGGGAGTACTTCGAGAAGTCCCTAAGGATATACTGGAAGTGGATAAAGGAGTACTTCTGGGGCTGGCTTGAAGTCCTAAGGCTTCTTAAAAAACTTGTCAAGCGTTAG
- a CDS encoding ABC transporter substrate-binding protein, translated as MKKALVVLFLALIVFMSGCIGTQTTTLTTTAPAKTVTITETQEKTTTITVTQTVTTTMVPTHYPLTIVDSAGRKVTIEKEPRRIVSLAPSITETLYFVGALDKVVGVTKFDDFPPGVQKGRTVIGGFSDPNLEVIASLKPDLIIGTSMHLKYLDKLQGIAPVIIVDPRDINEIYKWIITLGKVVNREEEAKGVVNYMKAIIEDVEAKVANSPRPKVFVLLSYWNGYWTAGRGTFIDSLISIAGGENIFHDVEGWKAVSAEEIVARNPDVIIISYHAGVKPGDLCDTPLAKTNAFKNGRVYVISDDNLISRAGPRIVLGLEEIAYFIHPEVFNYAYQPRTCTVSS; from the coding sequence ATGAAGAAGGCTTTAGTTGTGTTGTTCTTAGCTTTAATAGTATTCATGAGCGGATGCATTGGTACTCAGACGACCACCTTAACAACAACGGCCCCCGCAAAGACGGTAACTATTACAGAAACCCAGGAGAAGACTACCACTATTACCGTTACCCAGACCGTAACGACGACAATGGTTCCAACTCACTACCCCCTAACTATAGTGGATTCAGCGGGGAGAAAGGTTACAATAGAGAAGGAACCTCGGAGGATAGTCTCACTAGCTCCATCAATTACCGAGACACTGTATTTCGTAGGGGCATTAGATAAGGTAGTCGGTGTTACTAAGTTCGATGACTTCCCTCCGGGAGTCCAAAAGGGGAGGACAGTAATAGGAGGTTTTTCCGATCCAAACCTTGAAGTCATAGCTTCTTTAAAGCCCGATCTTATAATTGGAACAAGTATGCACCTTAAGTATTTAGACAAGTTGCAGGGGATAGCCCCAGTTATAATCGTCGATCCCAGGGATATAAATGAGATATACAAGTGGATAATCACATTAGGTAAAGTCGTTAACAGGGAAGAAGAGGCTAAGGGCGTTGTTAATTACATGAAAGCGATCATTGAGGACGTTGAGGCCAAGGTTGCAAATTCTCCGAGACCTAAAGTATTCGTTCTGCTTAGCTATTGGAATGGCTATTGGACTGCCGGTAGGGGTACGTTCATAGACAGCCTAATAAGCATAGCGGGTGGGGAGAACATATTCCACGATGTTGAAGGATGGAAGGCCGTTAGCGCTGAGGAAATAGTAGCTAGAAACCCTGACGTCATAATAATCTCCTACCATGCTGGAGTAAAACCTGGGGACTTATGCGATACTCCCTTAGCTAAGACTAATGCATTCAAAAATGGTAGAGTTTACGTAATAAGCGACGATAACTTAATCTCTAGGGCAGGACCGAGGATAGTACTTGGTCTCGAGGAAATCGCATATTTCATACACCCTGAAGTATTTAACTATGCGTATCAACCAAGAACCTGTACGGTTTCCTCTTAA
- a CDS encoding TIGR02253 family HAD-type hydrolase — MIKVIFFDLDDTLADTSRLAEMARKNAIENMIRHGLPVDFDTAYSELMELIKEYGSNFPHHFDYLLRRLDIPYDPKLVAAGVIAYHNTKFAYLREVPGARRVLIRLRELGYRLGIITDGNPIKQWEKILRLEMDDFFEHVIISDFEGVKKPHPKIFRKALKAFNVKPNEAMMVGDRLYSDIYGAKNVGMKTVWFKYGKYSDRELEYRKYADYEITKLQQLLEVLELENSSDKEVHST, encoded by the coding sequence ATGATAAAAGTCATATTCTTTGACCTTGACGACACGCTCGCCGATACAAGTAGACTAGCCGAGATGGCTAGGAAGAATGCGATAGAAAATATGATAAGGCACGGCCTTCCTGTTGACTTCGATACTGCATATTCAGAGCTTATGGAACTGATAAAAGAGTATGGGAGTAATTTTCCCCATCATTTTGATTACCTTCTTAGGAGGCTAGACATCCCCTACGATCCAAAGCTCGTTGCGGCTGGAGTTATAGCTTACCATAACACGAAGTTCGCTTACTTAAGGGAGGTTCCTGGGGCGAGAAGGGTCTTAATAAGGCTAAGGGAGCTCGGTTATAGGCTTGGGATTATCACGGATGGGAATCCAATAAAACAGTGGGAAAAGATACTGAGGCTCGAGATGGATGATTTCTTTGAACACGTTATAATTTCAGATTTTGAAGGTGTAAAAAAGCCCCATCCAAAAATATTTAGGAAGGCATTAAAGGCGTTCAATGTTAAGCCTAACGAGGCTATGATGGTTGGAGACAGACTGTACTCCGACATATACGGGGCCAAGAATGTAGGTATGAAAACCGTGTGGTTTAAGTACGGCAAGTATTCGGATAGAGAACTTGAGTACAGGAAGTATGCAGACTATGAAATCACCAAACTACAACAGCTGCTGGAGGTGCTCGAGCTTGAAAACAGTTCAGATAAGGAAGTTCATTCTACTTGA
- a CDS encoding metal ABC transporter permease → MIEEYLFRAILASLMVGTLLGLLSPLINVKGIAFLTHATFHALLFGAILGMILGLIVGNLSLIFWISLIVAIVVVITIAEMEIRGYSSDTAVGATAGIVAGLTVLGFGILYKVMASKPYFGLSESIVTYLTGEIFLITLNDLWMLVLGGIIAFAIMLAFYRDFIYLSFDPEGLESHGGNARFYLMILYFLVGAIGGLIVKTVGLITLQVLAVLPGAIALTLSRDLRGLIGLSLGITLLTQVSSVILGYLLDVPPSGLATVFLGTLYGALMVRRRLT, encoded by the coding sequence ATGATAGAGGAATACTTATTCAGAGCGATACTGGCGAGCTTAATGGTCGGAACTCTGCTTGGCTTGTTAAGCCCTCTCATAAACGTCAAGGGGATAGCCTTCCTTACCCACGCAACCTTCCATGCCCTCCTTTTTGGGGCGATCCTGGGGATGATCCTAGGGTTGATAGTGGGCAACCTCTCCCTTATATTCTGGATATCCCTGATAGTTGCTATAGTCGTGGTTATAACTATAGCGGAGATGGAGATTAGGGGTTACTCTTCGGATACTGCAGTCGGCGCTACCGCTGGAATAGTTGCGGGCTTAACGGTTCTAGGCTTTGGGATACTTTATAAGGTCATGGCTTCCAAGCCGTACTTTGGCCTTTCTGAGAGCATCGTGACTTACCTCACCGGTGAGATATTCCTCATAACCCTGAACGACCTCTGGATGCTCGTCCTTGGCGGAATAATAGCCTTTGCGATAATGCTCGCCTTTTACAGGGACTTCATTTACCTCAGCTTCGATCCTGAGGGCCTCGAGAGTCATGGGGGGAATGCGAGGTTTTACCTCATGATCCTCTACTTCTTGGTCGGTGCAATCGGCGGTTTGATAGTCAAGACAGTTGGGCTGATAACCCTTCAAGTCCTTGCCGTTCTCCCTGGGGCCATAGCCTTGACGCTCTCAAGGGATCTCCGTGGGTTGATAGGCCTTAGCTTGGGTATAACGCTCTTAACCCAGGTTTCCTCCGTAATCCTTGGCTACCTCCTAGACGTTCCGCCGAGCGGTTTGGCAACGGTCTTCTTAGGGACACTTTATGGGGCGTTAATGGTTAGGAGGAGGCTGACATGA
- the rnhB gene encoding ribonuclease HII yields MIVAGIDEAGRGPAIGPLVIAVAVAEEEKLGKLKGIGVRDSKQLTPERRRKLFDEITSILDDYYILKVWPQEIDSRKGTMNELEVEKFAQALNSLTIKPQIIYADAADVKAERFAEAIKAKLSYEADVIAEHKADAKYPIVSAASILAKVTRDEEIERLKEEYGDFGSGYPSDPRTKKWLEEWFKAHKSFPPIVRRTWDTVKKIEGKYKGGQLTLDKFFKKP; encoded by the coding sequence ATGATAGTGGCGGGGATAGATGAGGCCGGAAGAGGACCGGCGATTGGGCCGCTCGTTATAGCGGTGGCCGTGGCTGAAGAGGAGAAGCTTGGGAAGCTTAAGGGTATTGGCGTCAGAGACTCAAAGCAGCTAACTCCTGAGAGGAGGAGGAAGCTGTTTGATGAGATAACTTCAATTCTCGATGATTACTACATCCTGAAGGTGTGGCCCCAGGAAATAGACTCCCGGAAGGGAACTATGAACGAGCTCGAGGTTGAGAAGTTCGCTCAGGCTTTGAACTCCCTCACGATAAAGCCTCAAATCATCTATGCTGATGCAGCAGACGTTAAGGCTGAGAGGTTTGCCGAGGCAATAAAGGCTAAGCTCTCCTATGAAGCTGATGTCATTGCCGAGCATAAGGCCGATGCTAAGTACCCAATAGTCTCAGCAGCCTCAATTCTCGCGAAAGTTACGAGAGATGAGGAGATAGAGAGGTTAAAGGAGGAGTACGGTGACTTTGGCTCTGGCTATCCAAGCGATCCCAGGACGAAGAAGTGGCTTGAGGAGTGGTTTAAGGCCCACAAGAGCTTCCCACCAATAGTCAGGAGAACGTGGGACACGGTAAAGAAGATTGAGGGGAAGTATAAAGGAGGGCAGCTAACGCTTGACAAGTTTTTTAAGAAGCCTTAG
- a CDS encoding 2-oxoacid:acceptor oxidoreductase subunit alpha, with translation MKFPFPVGKADFIQGDEAIARAAILAGCRFYAGYPITPASEIFEAMALYMPLIDGVVIQMEDEIASIAAVIGASWAGTKAMTATSGPGFSLMQENIGYAVMTETPIVVVDVQRGGPSTGQPTLPAQGDIMQAIWGTHGDHSLIVLSPSTVQEAFDFTIRAFNLAEKYRTPVILLTDAEVGHMRERVYIPNPEEIEIVNRKLPQNEEEAKLPFGDPHGDLVPPMPIFGKGFKTYVTGLTHDERGRPRTVEREVHERLIKRIVEKIERNKKDIFDYQAYELDDAEIAIVSTGIVARSALRAVRMLRDEGIKAGLLKINTIWPFDFDLIERVAEKVNAIYVPEMNLGQLYHLVKEGANGKAPIKLISKIGGEVHTPMEIIEFIRRDLK, from the coding sequence ATGAAGTTCCCGTTTCCAGTTGGTAAAGCTGACTTCATTCAGGGAGATGAAGCCATAGCTAGGGCTGCAATTCTCGCCGGTTGCAGGTTCTACGCTGGTTATCCAATAACACCGGCAAGTGAGATATTCGAGGCAATGGCCCTTTACATGCCCCTCATTGACGGCGTGGTAATTCAGATGGAGGATGAGATAGCGAGCATAGCAGCTGTGATAGGTGCTTCCTGGGCTGGAACAAAGGCAATGACCGCCACTTCAGGTCCTGGGTTCAGTTTAATGCAGGAGAATATTGGCTATGCTGTAATGACGGAAACTCCAATAGTGGTAGTCGACGTTCAGAGAGGGGGACCATCAACAGGTCAACCCACCCTGCCGGCCCAAGGAGACATAATGCAGGCAATCTGGGGAACTCACGGTGATCACTCGCTCATAGTTTTAAGCCCCTCCACGGTTCAAGAGGCGTTTGACTTCACGATTAGGGCCTTTAATTTGGCCGAGAAGTACAGAACTCCGGTTATCCTCCTAACGGATGCTGAAGTTGGTCACATGAGGGAGAGGGTCTACATCCCGAACCCAGAGGAAATAGAGATCGTGAACAGGAAGTTGCCTCAGAACGAGGAGGAGGCGAAGCTTCCCTTTGGAGATCCTCACGGTGATCTAGTTCCCCCTATGCCGATATTTGGAAAGGGTTTCAAGACTTACGTTACCGGCCTAACTCACGACGAGAGGGGCAGACCGAGAACCGTGGAGAGGGAAGTTCATGAGAGACTAATTAAGAGGATAGTTGAAAAAATTGAGAGGAACAAGAAGGATATCTTCGACTATCAAGCTTATGAGCTTGACGATGCTGAAATTGCAATTGTTTCTACCGGTATAGTTGCTAGATCAGCCCTAAGAGCTGTTAGAATGCTCAGAGATGAGGGAATTAAGGCTGGGCTACTCAAGATAAACACGATATGGCCCTTTGACTTTGACTTGATAGAGAGAGTTGCTGAAAAAGTTAATGCAATCTACGTCCCAGAGATGAACCTTGGCCAGCTCTACCATCTCGTCAAGGAAGGGGCTAATGGGAAGGCCCCCATCAAGCTGATAAGCAAGATAGGTGGAGAGGTTCACACCCCAATGGAGATCATCGAGTTCATAAGGAGGGATTTGAAGTGA
- a CDS encoding COG2426 family protein: MNFLEVFMLSLIPTFEGRYAVVYGLGKGYPLAETVIASITGVILLSFILPIMLPLIDKVMLSLENSRLFLSKVARLYLVYIEKTRKKAKPYVEKWGLIGLTIFVAIPLPGTGVWTGALAAYIFGMDRKIAIPALILGGIISIGITALPTLGLLKI; encoded by the coding sequence ATGAACTTTTTAGAGGTATTCATGTTGTCCTTAATCCCAACTTTCGAGGGAAGGTACGCTGTTGTCTATGGACTCGGAAAGGGTTATCCCCTCGCTGAAACCGTAATAGCTTCAATCACTGGGGTTATTTTGCTATCATTTATACTTCCGATTATGTTACCCCTTATAGACAAAGTTATGCTAAGCTTAGAGAATTCAAGGCTTTTCCTGAGTAAAGTTGCGAGGCTTTATTTAGTGTACATAGAGAAAACAAGAAAGAAAGCCAAACCGTACGTGGAGAAGTGGGGTTTAATTGGCTTAACAATTTTTGTAGCCATACCACTCCCAGGAACGGGCGTATGGACGGGGGCCTTGGCGGCCTATATCTTTGGCATGGATAGGAAAATAGCAATACCAGCGTTGATACTTGGCGGGATAATCAGTATTGGAATAACGGCACTACCAACCCTGGGATTGCTAAAAATATGA
- a CDS encoding metal ABC transporter ATP-binding protein → MEYVIEAENLTITYNGYEAVKDLTFKLKKGETMLLLGPNGAGKTTLLKVLAGFHTEYRGRVLVFGKPPIEVKDRVAYVPQTFSLNTRVPLSVLDVVAMGALYKRGIVHFNVPREVIERALEVLDFLGLKHIAERPFRELSGGQKQRVLIARALMSNPDLLLLDEPLSALDPKARIDATSALSKIKEEIGLTMVITTHDVNPLIEIGDKVMLIDRRLVAFGTPEEVLRDEIIGSVYGPASRTVKVGERLYCIIGDVHLRVR, encoded by the coding sequence ATGGAGTATGTCATAGAAGCCGAAAACCTCACGATAACCTACAACGGTTATGAAGCCGTCAAAGACTTGACGTTTAAACTTAAAAAAGGCGAGACTATGCTTTTACTCGGCCCTAACGGTGCAGGTAAAACAACCCTACTCAAGGTTCTCGCCGGATTTCACACAGAGTACAGAGGGAGAGTTCTTGTTTTTGGAAAGCCCCCCATCGAAGTGAAGGATAGGGTCGCTTATGTTCCCCAGACTTTTTCGCTGAACACAAGAGTCCCCCTGAGCGTTCTCGACGTTGTGGCAATGGGAGCCCTCTATAAGAGGGGTATAGTTCACTTCAACGTTCCCAGGGAAGTCATAGAAAGGGCTTTAGAGGTTCTGGACTTTCTAGGTCTTAAGCACATTGCAGAAAGGCCTTTTAGGGAGCTTAGCGGTGGCCAGAAGCAGAGAGTCCTAATAGCTCGCGCCTTAATGTCAAATCCAGATCTTTTGCTCCTTGATGAACCCCTATCTGCTCTAGATCCTAAGGCAAGAATTGATGCAACTTCTGCCCTTTCCAAGATTAAGGAAGAGATTGGCCTTACGATGGTTATAACAACCCACGATGTTAATCCCCTGATTGAGATAGGGGACAAAGTTATGCTTATAGACAGAAGGCTGGTGGCCTTCGGAACGCCCGAGGAAGTTCTTAGGGACGAGATAATTGGAAGCGTTTACGGGCCAGCTTCAAGGACGGTGAAGGTTGGTGAGAGGCTGTACTGCATAATAGGGGATGTGCATTTGAGGGTGAGGTAA